A segment of the Arachis hypogaea cultivar Tifrunner chromosome 5, arahy.Tifrunner.gnm2.J5K5, whole genome shotgun sequence genome:
ataaaaaattttgtgttatatatatatatatatatataattttattttgtgtgaaacaaaattaaaacattaaatatgaataaaatgataaaaaaatttgtattatataaatttaattaaaaagaacatatatacaacataaaaagcaaataaacatgtaataattttattttgtgcaaaacaaaaatttatataaaaatatttatataattttttattaacaatttttttattgaaatatgttattttattatatttataatatattattttggataattatattattttagttaatatatattatttaaaaaatatttaaaatttattattttgtattaagaatattattaaaaatatattattagtttttttaaaataatattttcttttatttggttcaAACACTatgacaataaaatttttttacatctactcaataaatattatattcatttatttctatattgcatgtaaaataaataattaatgtttaaaaaaagttaataaaagaaataagtatttttttaccAACTCTTAGACGAaaactatgtcatttgaattataactcgttgataaagaaagaaatattcttaattatatattaattatttattaggctcattcttatacaaataattttttttaattttatatctgtaatattttataccaattaactttaaaatttaattattttttgaataaattaataaaaaaataatacaaataattgtttaaatataattgtattttaattttttattttattacgtacaatttgaggataatttgaaataaaagataatgaacTTGTTGTAACTGCCatctattttgtgctttgacTATGTCATCATCTGAGAATCACGCCGCCTTCATGGAGACCGGGTTCTTCTATAGAATCGATTTTGCGTTTGGAGTTAGCCAACCAGCAGTAGTGACAGACATGCGTCTTCCTTTTCCATGGCAGCAATTTTTCGGACTTTGAAGGTCATTTATGGTAGAGGAGGAATGTCGCTTGGCTCCTTCCCATCTCTGGCTGTCGCTCCGTCCAATAGCGCCGCTTTGTCCACCAATGTCACCgcagtcttcttcttctttattttctttgctgTTCGGCTCCACCGGAACACTGTCGAATCACTACCTAGCCTCGCCGCACCACTCTTCTTCGCAAATCAGAACCTCTGTCACCTTCCGAACAACATCTGCAAGCTACTTCTTTCCCTATTCACAAAGCTCAGCCCCCGCCTCCAGCGCTCTGACAACCACTGAACCTTCATTCCCCTTCTCTATTTTTTCCCTCCTGTTTCTACATTCAGGTTATTCATCAAAtcccttttcaatttttttttatatttagtattaGCTTTaggtggagtttgcgtacaacaacAGCTTTCATGCGAGTATTGGGATGGTTTCGTATGAGACTTTGTATGGACGGAAGTGCCAGTCTCCACTGTATTGGTACGAAGCTGGTGAAGCAAGTGTTTTAGGGCCTGATTTGATAGCAGAGATCACTGAGAATATCAAACAGATTAGAGCTAGAATCTTGACTGCACAGAGCCGACAGAAAAGTTATTCGGATCAGAGAAGGAAACTGTTAGAATTTGAAGCGGGTGAGCATGTATTCCTGAAGGTTACTCCTACAACTAGGATTGGAAGAGCGATTAAGATGAAGAAGTTGAATCCGAGGTATATAGGATCGTTTGAGATTTTGAGGCAAATCAGGCCGTGTGGCATATAAAGTAGCATTGCCACCGCATTTGTCTAACTTAcatgacgtattccacgtgtcacaactcCATAAGTACACGTCGAATGCGGCTCATATGTTAGAACCCAAATCAGTTGACTTTTCAAGTAATAACGGTGCGGATTGACGACACTAGTGTGAAGAAATTGCGTGGAAAGGAAGTTTTATTGGTTAAGGTAGTTTGGAAGAGAGCAGGAGTGGAAGAACATACTTGAAAATTGGAGTCCGAGATGTAAAAGAATTATCCTGAGCTATTCTCAGGTAATCactaaattttgaggacaaaatttcttattgggtggggagaatgtaagaaccgcgaTTAATTAACCGCTTAAGTAAATAATTTAGTTGCCtaaaataggatccaaaaatttagaatattaattataaaatttaaatatgatttttggactcagtagatttttttgagttggaaaatgtaattttctgcagAAAATTGCGTAAAAACGTGTACCGATAAATTAGTCGACAGTATCGGCTTAAATCTGTCTGGTACTATGAGAGAGCactaaaaatagtagaaaaacttaggaaaataattaaagttgaaaattgGGTGCTAATTCTTAAGGTTTGACCCAAAATTGAggcaaacgggctaaaaacgctaacagaTTGGatcggacccaagttgggccccaGTCCAACACATATAAAACTCCAAACATAACCTATTCAACACTCAATACTCATAAACACAACAAACCCGGCTgcatagagagaagtgagagaagAGAGCAAAATGGGATAATGTTACTATTCATCTTCCACTTCCAGTAGTCATAactcgagctacggtgctccgattggCGTGTCGTCAATGGCTACGCGAAGCTCTTGCCGAGTCCGTTAGTTTCATTTAACTTGTGTTGGTAAGATTTCAAAATTTCCTCTCCTTTCTGAAGccttaagaaattcaaaaatgtaGGTGTTGATTTTGAGtgaaattttgtgttttatttgatTAAGTGGTATCTAAGGTTGGGCTATTAGTGGTTTACGCCCCAAACACCATCAAAAAAGGTAAGAAAACTCTTTATCttgtaaatttttgaatttaatgagccCTTGGTATTGATTTATGACAAATTATGTATGTCTAGCTTGAATTGTGAATTATTGGAGCTTTGGATAAGTTGTTGGTGATTGGAGGTTTGATTTGGACACAAATTTGGTGTATAACACATATTAGGAATatgtcaaggtatggtttcgattttttctatataatatataatatttctagacacttaggctagtggaccttaggataggattgaatttggTTGCTGACAATTGTTAAATTGATAATATGTGATGATATTAATGCTTGTGATGGTTTTGACGATTTGTGATGGGAATTATTGATGTTGAGGTTGAATTATTGTAATTATGAGAATTTTTGATGTGGTATGATAAATGATGCTTATGAGTGGTGAG
Coding sequences within it:
- the LOC140184829 gene encoding uncharacterized protein — protein: MVSYETLYGRKCQSPLYWYEAGEASVLGPDLIAEITENIKQIRARILTAQSRQKSYSDQRRKLLEFEAGEHVFLKVTPTTRIGRAIKMKKLNPRLMMGEMSLGLKVCADNNACTQEMTDVIRMMYDHSWPSYKKAPANIRDRWRNLYGTGNTMSPSAKLFTIGWAGGCNR